The following is a genomic window from Miltoncostaea oceani.
TCAACGGCGCGGCCGTCAACCCCCTGGGCTACCTCTAGGGGCCGGTGGAGGTGGTCGCGGCCCCGGCGGTCGCGGCCGGCGCGGCGTCGTGCCGCACCACCCGGTCGCGCCCGGCGTCCTTCGCGCGGTAGAGCGCGACGTCGGCGAGGCGCAGCAGGTCGCTCGCGTCCCGGGCGTGGCGCAGCTCGCAGACGCCCATCGACAGGGTCAGCGTGCCCACGTCGTCGAAGGCGACGGTGCCGAGGTGGTGCCGCATCCGCTCCGCGGCGTCCATCGCGTCGGCGCCGTCGGTGCGCGGCAGGACCCACGCGAACTCCTCGCCGCCGATGCGGGCCACGGTCTCGTCCTCGCGCACGTGACCGAAGATCTCGGCGGCGACGCCCATCAGCACGCGATCGCCCGCCGGGTGGCCGTGGGTGTCGTTGATGCGCTTGAAGTGGTCGATGTCGATCAGCACGAGGCTGACGTCGGTGCCGTCGCGCCGGGCGACGGCGATCTCGGCGGCGAGGCGGTCGGTGAAGGCGCGGCGGTTCGGGAGCCCGGTCAGGTGGTCCGTGGACGCGAGGGTCGCCATCTGGGCGCGCGCCTCGGCCGACATGATCGCGAGCGCCACCAGCTCGGCGAGGCGGGTGAGGCGCTCCGCCGTCTCGGGGCCGAGCGGCTCGTCGGGGCGGGTCGTCACGGCCGACAGGGCGCCCCACAGCCGGTTGTCCACTCGGATGGGGGCGGCCACCGCCGACGACACCGGACGACCGGGGAAGATGACGCTCGGGATGGGGGCGGTGCCGTCGCCGACGCGCGCGACCACCCCGGTGGTCGCGACCCGGCCGATGGCGGTGGGTGCGGTCAGGTCCACGGCGGCGCCGGTCGCGGCGGCGTCGTCGCCGCGGGCGTGCGCGCCCACGACCACGCCTCGCAGGCCCCGCGCGTCGAAGCGCACCACCCCGGCGGCCTCGGCCCCCGTGATCGCGGCGGCCTCCCGAGCCACCAGCTCGTGCACCTCGGGGGGCTCGGCGTCGCCGGCGACGACCGTCGCGACGCGACGCAGGGCGTCCTGTTCGCGGCCCGCCTGGACCCGGGCCGTGATGTCGGTGAAGCAGCACACCACCGACCGGCTGCCGTCGTCGTCGAGCGGCCGGGTGGAGACCGACAGCCAGACGAGGGAGCCGTCGGGCCGGTGCATGCCCAGCACGACGCCGTCCTGCGGCTCGCCCGTCCGGAGGGTGACCAGCGCAGGGTTCTCGTCGGCGGGGAGCGGGGTGTCGTCGTCGCGCACCGCGCGCCAGCGGGGGTCGGTCGTGGCGCGACCGGTCATCCCCTCCGCGCTGATCCCGAGGATCGCCTCGGCGGCGGGGTTGCACGAGACGATCGCGCCGGTGGCGTCCTGGACCACGACGCCGTCCGAGAGCGACTCGAGCAGCACGCGGTACCGGTGCTCGCTCGCGCGCCTCCCCTCCTCGGCGCGCGTCTGGCGCGTGGTGTCGCGGGTGACGACGAGGACGTGGTCCGCGGGTCCGTCCGGGCCGGGCTCCGCCACGAGGCGCGACTGGAACGTGCGGGGACCGTCCGGCGACGCGAACGCGAAGTCGACCTCGACCCCCTCCTCCCCGTCGAAGGCGCGCCGCATCGCCCCCTCCCACGTCGCGACGAGCGCGGGCGGCATGCCGGCCTCGGCGCTCGTGCGCCCGAGGAACGCGGAGGGCGGGAGACCCGTCGCGGCCGTGACGGCCGCGTTGACGAAGGTGCACCGCAGGTCGCGGTCGTAGCGGGCGACGATGTCCGGCGAGTTGTCCGAGAGCGCGCGCAGGCTGCGGCGGCTCTCGCGCAGCTCCGTCGTCGCGCGGCCGACGGCGGACACCGCGAAGCGGTCGCGCCGCGCCACCGCCACGGCCAGCAGCAGGGCGAGCAGCGTCAGTGCGACGCCGCCGGTGAGGATGGCGACCGGCTGGGTGAGGGACGTCGGCGGGCGTCCGGCGAGGATCGTCCACCTCCGGCCGGCGACGCCGACGTCGACGCGCGCGCCGCCGGCGGCCGCCGGCGCGGGGGCCGACAGCACGTCGTCGCCGTCGCGGATCTCGATCGGCACGCCGGCGTCGGCGGCGTCGATGATGCGGGCCGCGAGCACCTCGAGGGGGAACGACCCCACCACGAAGCCCCGCAGGGCCCGGAGCCGGGCGGCGGCGCCCGTCGGCGCGGAGCCGCCGGCGTAGACCGGCTGGTAGATCAGGATGCCGCGGACGCCGCTGCCGAGGAGGGTCAACGGCGCGGTCGCGATTGCGGTGTCCTCCAGGGCGGCGCGCCGCAGCGCCGCCCCCCGGGCCGGGTCCGCCGACGAATCGAGCCGGAGCGGCACCGCAGCGGGGAGCCGGGTCGTGACGTACGTGAGGGGGTAATGGACCCCGTCGGGGGCGACGCGGGTGCCGCCCGCGCCGTCGGGCACCGTGATCGGCACGCCCGCCTGCGCCTCGTAGGGGGCGCGTCCCGACGGCGTCACCTTCGGCATCCAGGCCACCGCGGCCAGGCCACCCCGCCCGAGCACGCGGCGTGCGAAGGCCGCGAAGTCGCGTGAGGTGACCTCGTCGGACGCGTCGAACAGGCCGGCGGCGTTCCCGAGCGACCCGGAGGCGTTGGTGACCCCGAGCCGGGTGACGTCGACGGCGCGGGCGGCGCCGGCCGCGGCCCGTTCGTCGGCCCGCTGTCGCTCGTGGCGCAGCGACGTCGCCGCGACCGCCAGCGTGCCGAGCAGCAGCAGGGCGACGAGCACGGTGGGGAGGATGCGGCGGTGGCTCACCCCGCGCGTATCGGCGCGACGGGTCCCCCAGGTGACCTCCGGGGCGGGGGCCCGGCGGGACCCGGCCCGCCGATCTCGCGGGCGCGCGCGAGGACGTCGTCGATCATCGCCGGGGTGAGGCGCCCCGTGAACACGTTCTGCTGGCTCGGGTGGTACGAGCCGATCAGCGTCAGGTCCCCGATCCGCGCCTCCGCGCCGTGGCCGAAGCGCGGCCACGGGCGGGGTGGGTCGAGGGTCCGGAGCACCGCGTCCCAGCCGATCGCGCCGAGGGCCATCAGCACGCGCGCGCCGGGGCAGAGCGCCAGCTCGCGCAGCAGGAACGGCCGGCACCGCGCCCGCTCGTCGGGGGTCGGGCGGTTCGCGGGCGGCGCGCACCGCACCGCCGCCGTCACCCGGCAGCCCGTGAGCCGCAGGCCGTCGCCCGGGTGGACGGAGGCGGCCTGCGAGGCGAGGCCGGCGCGGTGGAGGGCCGCGAAGAGGAAGTCGCCGCTGCGGTCCCCGGTGAAGACCCGGCCGGTGCGGTTCGCGCCGTGCGCGGCGGGGGCGAGGCCGACGACCACCAGCCAGGGGTCGGGGTCGCCGAAGCCCGGCACCGGCCGTGCCCAGTACTCCTCGTCGATGAACGCGCGACGCCGCACCCGGCCGACCTCCTCGCGCCAGGCCACCAGGCGCGGGCACGCCCGGCAGGCGACGACCTCGGCGGCGAGGGCCGCGTGTCCGTCGGCGCTCAGCGCGGGGACCCGAGGTGGGCGCCGAGGAACGCGACCGTCTCGCGCAGCACCCGGGGGTCGTGCTGCAGCGAGCCGTGGCCCCCGCCGAGCGCGACGCGCAACCGCATCGGGTGGGGCGTCATCCCCGCGAGGGCCATCGACGAGCCCCACGGGACGCGGTCGTCGCCGGTCGCGTGCCAGTAGCCGCGGGCGACCCCGTCGTCGCGGGCCACCGCCGCCTCGAGCGGCAACGTGAGCGGCCAGTCCTCGCCGAGCGTCGCGGCGAGGCCCTCGGGCCGCGCCGGGCAGATCGCGACGACCGCCCGGACCCGGGCGTCCGCCGCCGCCGCCGCCAGCGCGAGCAGCCCGCCCATCGACGAGCCGCGCAGCCCGAGCGGGCCGTGCCCGCGGGACGCCAGCAGGTCGAGCCCGGAGACGACGTCGTCGAGGGCGCCCGCGTCGAGCGTCCCGTCGCTCTCGCCGTGGCCGCGGAGGTCGAGGGCGAGCGCGGCGATGCCGGCGGCGGCGAGGGCGGTGCCCATGTCGGCGTGGTTCTCCTTGCGGCTGCCGAGCCCCGGCACGACGACGACCCCCGGGGTCCCCGGGGCGGCGGGCCAGTGGAGGGCGGCGAGGGAGGGGCCGCCGGGGGCGCGCAGCGCGATGCGGTCGGGGACGCTCAGGCGGGGGAGGATACCGCTGATCTGGTACCGTCCCGCCCGCCGATGATGCCGCTCGATCAGGTTCTGCCTCCCTCGGCAGCGGTCACCCCCGAGGGCCACCTGTCGATCGGTGGTTGCGACATGGTGGCGCTCGCCGAGGAGCACGGGACCCCACTCGTCGTCTACGACGAAGGCGCCCTGCGCGCGACCGCCCGTGCCTACCGGGCGGCGTTCGACGCGCTCGCGCCCGACGTCGAGATCATCTACGCCAGCAAGGCCTACTTCGGCCAGGCGATGCTGCGCCTCGCCCGCGAGGAGGGCCTCGCCGTGGACGTCGCCTCCGGGGGCGAGCTGTTCTCGGCGCTGCGCGCGGGCTTCGACCCGGCGCGCATCTACATGCACGGCAACAACAAGGACGCCCGCGAGATCGGCGAGGCCCTCGACGCCGGCGTCGGCACGCTCATCATCGACAACCTCGACGAGGTCGAGCGGGTCGACCGCCTCGCCCGCGAGCGCGGGGTGCGGCAGCGGGTGCTGGTGCGGGTGACGCCGGGCGTCAAGCCGTCGACCCACTCGTTCATCTCCACCGGCCAGCTCGACTCGAAGTTCGGGTTCTCGATCGAGGGCGGATCGGCGCGCGAGGCGGTCGACGCCATCCGGGCGGCGGGTGGCCTGCGGATGACCGGGCTCCACTGCCACATCGGCTCCCAGCTCTTCGACTTCTCGGCGTTCGGCGCCGCCGCCGCGATCGTCGCCGACTTCGCCGCGTCGCTCGGCGGGGACGACATCGAGGTGATGGACATGGGCGGCGGCCTCGGCATCGCCTACACCCGCGACGACCGTCCCGGCGCCATCGAGGACTACGCCGAGACCGTCGTGGAGGCGGTGCGCGGCGAGTGGGGGAGGGTCGGCCTGCCGATGCCCCGCGTCATGGTCGAGCCGGGCCGCAGCATCGTGGGCCGCGCGGGCGTCACGCTCTACCGGGTCGGCGGCACCAAGGTCGTCCCCGGCGTCCGGACCTACGCGTCCGTCGACGGCGGCATGAGCGACCTGCTGCGCCCCATGCTCTACGGCGCCGTCTACGAGCCGATCCTCGCGAACCGGGCCGAGGCGGAGCCGACCGGCACCGTCCGCCTGGTGGGCAAGCACTGCGAGAGCGGCGACGTCCTCGTGGGCGAGGCGTCCCTGCCGCCCGTCGGGCCGGGCGACCTCGTCTGCCTCCCCGCCACCGGCGCCTACGGCGTCTCGATGGCCTCGAACTACAACGGCGTCACCCGTCCGGCGGTGGTGTTCGTCGACGAGGGGCGCTCCCGCCTCGTCACCCGCCGCGAGACGTACGACGACCTCGTCGCGCGGGACGTGTGAGCGCCGCCGCCGCCAGGGGGGACGGACCGGTGCGCGTGGGGCTGCTCGGCTGCGGGACCGTCGGCCAGGCCGTCGTGCGCCTGCTGAACGACGGGGTCGGCACCATCGAGCGCGCCTCCGGGCACCGGCTCGAGGTCGGCCCGGTGCTGGTCCGCGACCCCGCCCGGGAGCGCCCCGGCGTCGACCCGGCCCTCATCACGACCGACGCCGCGGACGTCCTCGACGACCCGACGGTCGCGATCGTCATCGAGGTCATGGGCGGCATCGACCCGACCCGCGACTACCTGCTCCGGGCGCTCGCGGCCGGCAAGTCGGTGGTGACGGCGAACAAGCAGCTCCTGTCGCGCCACGGCCCCGAGCTGCTCGAGGCCGCCCAGCAGGGCGGGGCCGAGCTGCGCTTCGAGGCGTCGGCGTGCGCGGCGATCCCCGTCATCAAGGTGCTGCGCGAGTCGCTGCTCGCCGCGGAGATCACCGCGATCACCGGCATCGTCAACGGCACGACGAACTACATCCTCACCGAGATGGCACGGCGCGGGCTGGCCTACTCCGACGCCCTGGCGCGGGCGCAGGAGCTCGGGTACGCCGAGGCCGACCCCACCGAGGACGTCGGCGGCGGCGACGCGGCGGCGAAGATGGCGATCCTCTCGTCGATCGCGTTCCACACCCGCGTCCACCTCGACGACGTGCCCCACGAGGGCATCGACCGGCTCGAGGCGCGCGACCTGGACCTGGCGGTCCGGCTCGGCTTCGTGGTGAAGCTCCTCGGCGTCGCCCGCCTGCAGGACGGCGCGGTCAGCGTGCGGGTCTACCCGGCCCTCGTCCCGGTGGGGCACCGCCTCGCGGCCATCGGCGGCCCCGACAACGCGGTGCTGCTGGAGTCGCGCTCGACCCGCGAGATCATGCTCGTCGGGCCCGGCGCCGGTGGCGACGAGACGGCGTCCGCCGTGGTCGCCGACGTCCTCTCGATCCTCGGCACCCACCACGGGTCCTTCCTGCACAACGCCCTCGCCGATGCGGGCCGGCCGATCGCCGCGCCCGGCGGCGTGCGGTCCGCGTTCTACGTGCGGATGTCCGTCGCCGACCGGCCCGGCGTGCTGGCCCGGATCGCGTCGATCTTCGCCGAGGAGGACCTCTCGATCCGCACCGTGGTGCAGAGCGGCTCCGGCGACGAGGCGACCCTGGTGCTGGTGCTGCACTCCGGCACGGAGCAGCGCATGGCCGACGCCCTCGACGCGGTCCGCGCCCTCGACGACGTCCGCGGCGAGCCGGTCATGCTGCGGGTGCTCGGCACCGGGGAGGGCGGCGGATGATCCCGCTGATCGAGAAATACCGCGACTTCCTGCCCGTCACCGCGGCGACCCCGGTCGTCTCGCTGGGGGAGGGCGGCACCCCGCTCGTGCCCCTCCCGCGGCTCTCCGAGCGCCTCGGCGTGTCGGTGCACGCCAAGTTCGAGGGCATGAACCCGACCGGCAGCTTCAAGGACCGCGGCATGACGATGGCGGTCTCGAAGGCCGTCGAGGAGGGCGCGACCGCCGTCATCTGCGCCTCGACCGGCAACACCTCGGCCTCGGCCGCCGCCTACGCCGCGCGCGCCGGGCTGACCGTCGCCGTGGTGATCCCCGAGGGGAAGATCGCCGCCGGCAAGCTCGCGCAGGCGCTCGTGCACGGGGCGAAGGTGCTGTCGCTCGACGGCAGCTTCGACGACGCCCTCCGCGTCGTCCGCGGCCTGGTGGAGCGCCACCCCATCTCCCTCGTGAACTCCCTCAACGAGTACCGCATCGACGGCCAGCGCACCGGCGCGTTCGAGGTCTGCGACGATCTCGGCGACGCCCCCGACGTGCTGTGCATCCCCGTCGGCAACGCCGGCAACATCAGCGCCTACTGGCTGGGCTTCAACGCCTACCGCGAGGCCGAGCGGTCCCGGAGGGTGCCGCGCCTCTACGGCTTCCAGGCGGCCGGCGCCGCCCCGCTCGTCGAGGGCGCCCCCGTGGCGGCGCCCGAGACGATCGCGACGGCGATCCGCATCGGCAACCCCGCCCGCGGCGACCAGGCGATGGACGCGATGCGCGACTCCGGCGGCGGCGTGTCGGCGGTGACGGACTCCGAGATCATGGAGGCCTACGCGATGCTGGCCGCCACCGAGGGCATCTTCTGCGAGCCGGCGTCCGCGGCGTCCGTCGCCGGGCTGCTGAAGCGCCACGCGGCCGGCGACCTGAACCCGGGCGAGACCGTCGTCTGCGTGCTCACCGGCCACGGCCTGAAGGACCCCGACACGGCGATCGTGAACGCCGAGCCCGTCCGCCGGCTCTCCGCCGACATCGACGCCGTGGAGGAGGCCGTCTTCGGTGACTGAGCGCGCGCCCGAGGCGCTGACCGTCACCGCGCCGGCGACGTCGGCGAACCTCGGTCCCGGCTTCGACTGCCTCGCCGTCGCGCTCGACCTGGGCAACGCCGTCGTCATCACCCGCCGCTCCGGCCCCCTCGAGGTGGCCGTGACGGGGGAGGGCGCCGGCGAGGTCCCCGAGGACGCCTCGAACCTCGTGTGCCGCGCCCTCGCGGCCGGCCTCGGGTCGCTCGACGGCCTGCGCGTGGAGTGCCGCAACCGCATCCCCCTCGGGCGGGGGCTCGGCTCGTCGGCCGCGGCCGTCTGCTCCGGCCTCGTCGCCGCGAACGCGCTCGGCGGCCTGCGGTGGACCCCCGACGACCTGCTGGCGCGCGCCGCCGAGATCGAGGGCCACGCCGACAACGCCGCCGCCTGCCTCAGCGGCGGGCTGGTCGCCGTCGCGCCCGGCCCCGTCGCGCGGCCCATCCCGGTCCCCGAGGGCCTGACGTTCCTGGCGGTCGTGCCGGAGGGCCACGTCTCGACCGAGGCCGCCCGCCGCGCCCTGCCCGCCACGGTCCCCCTCGCCGACGTCACGGCCACGCTGGCGAACGCCATCGGCCTGACGCTCGCGCTCTGCGAGGGCCGCATCGACGACCTGCCGCCCCTCCTCGCCGACCGGGTCCACGAGCCGCACCGCGGCGCGATGATCCCCGGCCTCGCCGCCGTGCGCGGGGTGGTCGATGGCGAGGGCTGCCTGGGGGCCACCATCTCCGGGTCGGGCCCGTCGATGCTGCTGTGGGTGCGCCCCGACGCCGCGGAGCGCGTCGGCGCGGCCGTCACGAAGGCGCTGCACCTGCTGGGCGTCGCGGCGCTCGTGCGCCCCTCCCGGGTCGGCGCCGCGGGGGTGCGGGCCCGCTGGACCGGTGGCGCCGACCTGCGCCTCGCGCGCGCGGTGGGGTGACGCAGGCCCCCTCCGACTGGGAGCACGCCGGCGGGGTCATCGACTGCTCGCGCGGGCGCCTCGTGGGGATCGTCAACGCGAACCCCGACTCCTTCTCGGACGGCGGGGTCAGCGCGGGGACGGAGAGGGCCGTCGCGCACGGCCGCGAGCTGGCGCGCCTCGGCGCCGACGTCGTCGAGGTCGGCGGGGAGTCGCTGCGGTTCTCCGACCACACCCCCGTCGATGTCGAGATCGCCCGGGTCGTCCCCGTCATCACCGCGCTGGCGGCCGAGCTGTCGGTGCCGGTCGCGATCGATACCTTCAAGCCCGCCGTGGCGGCGGCGGCGATCGCCGCCGGCGCCGCGATCCTCAACGACCCGACGGGGCTGCGCGAGCCGGGGATGGCCGCGGTGGCGGCGGAGGGCGGGGTCGGCGTGGTGCTCACGCACTTCTTCGGTCCCCCCAAGGTGCGGCCGGCGAGCTTCCCCGACGTCGACGTCCCGTCCGCCGTGCGCGCGTGGGCGCGCGCCCGGATGGAGGCCGCCGCCGGGGCCGGGATCCCCGCGTCGCGCATCGTCATCGACCCCGGCGTCGGCCTCGGCAAGTCACCCGCCCAGGACCTGCAGCTGCTGCACCGCATCGACGAGGTCGTCGCGCTCGGCCGCCCGGTCCTCGTCCCGATCTCCAACAAGAAGGTGCTCGGCGCGCTGACGGGCCGCGCGGCGCCGGACCGCCTGGCGGGCACCGCGGCGGGCCTCGTGTGGTGCCGGACGCGTGGCGCGACCGTCTTCCGGGTACACGACGTCGGGTTCATGCGGGACGCGATCCGCGTCGCCGACGCCCTCGTCACCGGCGAGGCGGAGCACTGGTTCGACGTGCTGAAGTGAACCCCCCGCCGGTGCTAGCGTGAATCGCGTGACCACCGTCCGACCCGAGGGAAGAGGCACGGCATGAAGCTCTTCGTGGACACGGCCGACCTGGCCGAGATCGAGACCATCGCGGGGTGGGGCGTGCTGGCCGGCGTGACCACCAACCCGAGCCTGCTGGCGAAGGTCGAGGGCGACGCCGACGACATCTACCGGCGGGTCTGCGAGCTCGTCGACGGGCCGGTCTCGGCCGAGGTCGTCGCCGAGACCCGCGCGGACATGGTCGAGGAGGGCCGCCGCCTCGCGGCGATCCACGACAACATCGTGGTGAAGCTGCCGATGTCGGCCGAGGGTCTCGCCGCGACGTCCATCCTCGCGACGGACGACATCCGCGTGAACATGACCCTGTGCTTCACGGCGCCGCAGGCGCTGCTGGCGTCGGCGTCGGGCGCGGCGTTCGTGTCGCCGTTCATCGGGCGCTTCGACGACATCGGCCAGAACGGCGTCGAGTGCCTCCGCGACATCGTCGAGGCGATGGAGACCTCGATCTACGACACCGAGGTGCTGGCCGCGTCCATCCGGACGCCGGTGCACGTGACGGAGGCCGCCCGCATGGGCGCCGACATCGCCACGATCCCGCCGAAGGTCTTCTACCAGATGCTGCAGCACCCCCTGACCGACGCCGGGACCGCCACCTTCACCCAGGACTTCGAGACGCGGCGGGCCAAGGCCAAGGCGTAGGACCGGAGATCCGCCACGCGGCGGAGGAGAGAGACATGAGCGACGACGACACCGACTTCCCGTTCCCCTTCGCGTTCGGCGAGGGGGCGGGCGAGGAGTTCAAGGAGCGCCTGAAGGAGCTGATGCGCGCACAGCGCGAGGCGTTCGAGGAGATGCAGGCCGAGAGCGGCGGGCAGGCGGCGGTCATCGACCGCTGGCAGATCATCCAGCAGGCCGTCGTCCTCGCCTCCGCGGCGATGGCGACCCTGCAGCCCCAGCCCGGCCCCGACGAGGCGGCCGACGCGATGGGCCTCCTTTTCGCCCGGTCGATGACCGCGCTG
Proteins encoded in this region:
- a CDS encoding diguanylate cyclase; translation: MSHRRILPTVLVALLLLGTLAVAATSLRHERQRADERAAAGAARAVDVTRLGVTNASGSLGNAAGLFDASDEVTSRDFAAFARRVLGRGGLAAVAWMPKVTPSGRAPYEAQAGVPITVPDGAGGTRVAPDGVHYPLTYVTTRLPAAVPLRLDSSADPARGAALRRAALEDTAIATAPLTLLGSGVRGILIYQPVYAGGSAPTGAAARLRALRGFVVGSFPLEVLAARIIDAADAGVPIEIRDGDDVLSAPAPAAAGGARVDVGVAGRRWTILAGRPPTSLTQPVAILTGGVALTLLALLLAVAVARRDRFAVSAVGRATTELRESRRSLRALSDNSPDIVARYDRDLRCTFVNAAVTAATGLPPSAFLGRTSAEAGMPPALVATWEGAMRRAFDGEEGVEVDFAFASPDGPRTFQSRLVAEPGPDGPADHVLVVTRDTTRQTRAEEGRRASEHRYRVLLESLSDGVVVQDATGAIVSCNPAAEAILGISAEGMTGRATTDPRWRAVRDDDTPLPADENPALVTLRTGEPQDGVVLGMHRPDGSLVWLSVSTRPLDDDGSRSVVCCFTDITARVQAGREQDALRRVATVVAGDAEPPEVHELVAREAAAITGAEAAGVVRFDARGLRGVVVGAHARGDDAAATGAAVDLTAPTAIGRVATTGVVARVGDGTAPIPSVIFPGRPVSSAVAAPIRVDNRLWGALSAVTTRPDEPLGPETAERLTRLAELVALAIMSAEARAQMATLASTDHLTGLPNRRAFTDRLAAEIAVARRDGTDVSLVLIDIDHFKRINDTHGHPAGDRVLMGVAAEIFGHVREDETVARIGGEEFAWVLPRTDGADAMDAAERMRHHLGTVAFDDVGTLTLSMGVCELRHARDASDLLRLADVALYRAKDAGRDRVVRHDAAPAATAGAATTSTGP
- a CDS encoding uracil-DNA glycosylase, giving the protein MSADGHAALAAEVVACRACPRLVAWREEVGRVRRRAFIDEEYWARPVPGFGDPDPWLVVVGLAPAAHGANRTGRVFTGDRSGDFLFAALHRAGLASQAASVHPGDGLRLTGCRVTAAVRCAPPANRPTPDERARCRPFLLRELALCPGARVLMALGAIGWDAVLRTLDPPRPWPRFGHGAEARIGDLTLIGSYHPSQQNVFTGRLTPAMIDDVLARAREIGGPGPAGPPPRRSPGGPVAPIRAG
- a CDS encoding alpha/beta hydrolase family protein; this translates as MALGGDRCRGRQNLIERHHRRAGRYQISGILPRLSVPDRIALRAPGGPSLAALHWPAAPGTPGVVVVPGLGSRKENHADMGTALAAAGIAALALDLRGHGESDGTLDAGALDDVVSGLDLLASRGHGPLGLRGSSMGGLLALAAAAADARVRAVVAICPARPEGLAATLGEDWPLTLPLEAAVARDDGVARGYWHATGDDRVPWGSSMALAGMTPHPMRLRVALGGGHGSLQHDPRVLRETVAFLGAHLGSPR
- the lysA gene encoding diaminopimelate decarboxylase, giving the protein MVALAEEHGTPLVVYDEGALRATARAYRAAFDALAPDVEIIYASKAYFGQAMLRLAREEGLAVDVASGGELFSALRAGFDPARIYMHGNNKDAREIGEALDAGVGTLIIDNLDEVERVDRLARERGVRQRVLVRVTPGVKPSTHSFISTGQLDSKFGFSIEGGSAREAVDAIRAAGGLRMTGLHCHIGSQLFDFSAFGAAAAIVADFAASLGGDDIEVMDMGGGLGIAYTRDDRPGAIEDYAETVVEAVRGEWGRVGLPMPRVMVEPGRSIVGRAGVTLYRVGGTKVVPGVRTYASVDGGMSDLLRPMLYGAVYEPILANRAEAEPTGTVRLVGKHCESGDVLVGEASLPPVGPGDLVCLPATGAYGVSMASNYNGVTRPAVVFVDEGRSRLVTRRETYDDLVARDV
- a CDS encoding homoserine dehydrogenase, whose product is MRVGLLGCGTVGQAVVRLLNDGVGTIERASGHRLEVGPVLVRDPARERPGVDPALITTDAADVLDDPTVAIVIEVMGGIDPTRDYLLRALAAGKSVVTANKQLLSRHGPELLEAAQQGGAELRFEASACAAIPVIKVLRESLLAAEITAITGIVNGTTNYILTEMARRGLAYSDALARAQELGYAEADPTEDVGGGDAAAKMAILSSIAFHTRVHLDDVPHEGIDRLEARDLDLAVRLGFVVKLLGVARLQDGAVSVRVYPALVPVGHRLAAIGGPDNAVLLESRSTREIMLVGPGAGGDETASAVVADVLSILGTHHGSFLHNALADAGRPIAAPGGVRSAFYVRMSVADRPGVLARIASIFAEEDLSIRTVVQSGSGDEATLVLVLHSGTEQRMADALDAVRALDDVRGEPVMLRVLGTGEGGG
- the thrC gene encoding threonine synthase, which gives rise to MIPLIEKYRDFLPVTAATPVVSLGEGGTPLVPLPRLSERLGVSVHAKFEGMNPTGSFKDRGMTMAVSKAVEEGATAVICASTGNTSASAAAYAARAGLTVAVVIPEGKIAAGKLAQALVHGAKVLSLDGSFDDALRVVRGLVERHPISLVNSLNEYRIDGQRTGAFEVCDDLGDAPDVLCIPVGNAGNISAYWLGFNAYREAERSRRVPRLYGFQAAGAAPLVEGAPVAAPETIATAIRIGNPARGDQAMDAMRDSGGGVSAVTDSEIMEAYAMLAATEGIFCEPASAASVAGLLKRHAAGDLNPGETVVCVLTGHGLKDPDTAIVNAEPVRRLSADIDAVEEAVFGD
- the thrB gene encoding homoserine kinase gives rise to the protein MTERAPEALTVTAPATSANLGPGFDCLAVALDLGNAVVITRRSGPLEVAVTGEGAGEVPEDASNLVCRALAAGLGSLDGLRVECRNRIPLGRGLGSSAAAVCSGLVAANALGGLRWTPDDLLARAAEIEGHADNAAACLSGGLVAVAPGPVARPIPVPEGLTFLAVVPEGHVSTEAARRALPATVPLADVTATLANAIGLTLALCEGRIDDLPPLLADRVHEPHRGAMIPGLAAVRGVVDGEGCLGATISGSGPSMLLWVRPDAAERVGAAVTKALHLLGVAALVRPSRVGAAGVRARWTGGADLRLARAVG
- the folP gene encoding dihydropteroate synthase, translating into MTQAPSDWEHAGGVIDCSRGRLVGIVNANPDSFSDGGVSAGTERAVAHGRELARLGADVVEVGGESLRFSDHTPVDVEIARVVPVITALAAELSVPVAIDTFKPAVAAAAIAAGAAILNDPTGLREPGMAAVAAEGGVGVVLTHFFGPPKVRPASFPDVDVPSAVRAWARARMEAAAGAGIPASRIVIDPGVGLGKSPAQDLQLLHRIDEVVALGRPVLVPISNKKVLGALTGRAAPDRLAGTAAGLVWCRTRGATVFRVHDVGFMRDAIRVADALVTGEAEHWFDVLK
- the fsa gene encoding fructose-6-phosphate aldolase, with product MKLFVDTADLAEIETIAGWGVLAGVTTNPSLLAKVEGDADDIYRRVCELVDGPVSAEVVAETRADMVEEGRRLAAIHDNIVVKLPMSAEGLAATSILATDDIRVNMTLCFTAPQALLASASGAAFVSPFIGRFDDIGQNGVECLRDIVEAMETSIYDTEVLAASIRTPVHVTEAARMGADIATIPPKVFYQMLQHPLTDAGTATFTQDFETRRAKAKA